The sequence ACGGTGTAACTAGCCAAAAGAGCGGTCAAGAAATGTCCTGATCTCGGTTGGCATGAACGGGAGATGCCCGGTTCCATACCTGCGGTGTGCCCGTCAAGGGGCACCGACGGAAGGGACCACCTTGTGAAACACGTCAGACGCGGCATGGCGGCGATATCCTCGCTCGTCCTCACCGCAGCCCTGCTCGCGCTGGGTGCCTCATCGGTCGATGCCGCAAGCCCCAAGCCACTCGCGTCGGTCCCGGGCATCGAGTACACGGCCACGCTCAGCGACGCTGCTCAGCCCAGCAGCAACGGCAAGGGGACGGCGGAGATGCCGATAGCCCCCGACAACTCCGCAGGCACCGAGTGGCTCAACGACTGCCTCGGTTCCTCGGAAGCGCAAGACCCCAGCGGCCGTGTCTACAACCGGTTCAAGTGGTGCAGAGATTTTGAGTTGAAGGCCGAGTACTACAAGATCGAGAACGGCAAGCCCGTCCTGAAGGGCACCAATGCGATCAGGTTGCTGGCCGCCGCCATCGGCTACAACGACACCCGTGCCACCCGGGTCTTCCTCCGCGCCAAAACCGGGCAGGTCCGCTACGACGGGTGGAACCTCATCGAGAAGCGGACCGTCGCCCCGAACCTGAAGCTGGAAATCTCCCCGGAATGCGTGCCGGGCGCCGATCAGCCCACCACTGCCACGTGCGGCGTCGGGCGGTCTCCGGCGAAGATGGAATGGGCCCAGTGGAGCAACTTCCCTGACTGGGTCTACTGGGACGTCTCCTCCAGCAGCAGCGAGGGCGTGGACCAAGTCGCCTTTCATCAGTGGCGCTTCGACGAGAACGGCGCGAGCCCCGGATACGAACAGATCCAGCGCGGCAAGAGCTCGCCCGTCGGTATCCGCTGCGACTCGGCCGACTATTTTTCCCAAGGCGTCAAGCGCTACCCGCGTGCCTGCATCTACACCGGGGCGCTGCCCTTCCTCACCTACGACGACAACCACCCCAACATTCGCCAGCACATCCGTGACGCACAGAACGCCCCGGCCACCGACGGCGTCACCTACCCCAAGGAGGGCCACCCCAAGAAGGTTCCCGGCAAGTGGTCGTCGACCGCCGGGTCTCGGGGCGCGCCGCTGCACCGCGTGGTAAGCCGGGGCCAGGGCGGCGCAATCGCACTCGCGAACGAGGCGGTGAAGAAGGCGGCATGCGGGCAGACGGGCGGGGTCAACCCGTGGGGCCCGGACTACAACGCCGCGACTGGCCTTCCGCCGTACAACACCTCGGTTGACGATTGCGATGAGTACCCCTTCAGCTCCACCTACGAGGGCGCATCGTCGACCGATTGGGACTTTTCAGTGCGCAATATAGCAAACGGCGAAAACCGGTCGGCTGGCACAAAACTCGGCAACTTCTATGTTGATGACCGGATCCTTGCCTGGCCGGTAGAGGACCCGTACTGGGTGAACGTCGACTGATATCACCCGTGTTGGGGCGCGTGACCTGCGTCTTTGTCGGGATTCGCAGGTCTCGCACTCGATCTTCCGGCGTTTTCGGGACGGTCCGCTAGCTGCGCTTCACGCGCTGACCGGGCAGCAGGCGGATGGCGAGGACGGATCCGTCGGCGTGAATGGATACGGGACCGCCCCACTTCTTGTCCCAGGCGAGCTGGGGGCGACTGTGCCGGGCCGCGTGTACGCGGAGGCGGTACTCTTCGACCTCCCCTTCGGCGAGAAGGTCGAAGAGTTCCTTGTCCACGCCGGAGAACGCTTCGACGCGCGGCCCGTTCAGCCGGAACACGTGGTCGGTGCCGGCGTAGGTGTGCCCGAGGAGGCGGTGGCTGATGTCCTGCACGCTGCCGGCGGCAGCGTGCTCGAAGTCGTCGAACCGTTCGTTGCCCTGCCGTTTGGTGAGATAGCGGGCAGTGCCCTGACCGGAGCCGGTGAAGGCCATGAGCCCGGCCGCCGCCGTATGCCCGAGGACCTGCTGGAACCACCCGAAGTACTCGGGGGTCACGTGGCAGCCGGGTACGGGCTCGCGAGCCATCTCTCCCTCCTGGGGCGGCTGGATCCCCGGAAACGGGTTCTTCTCCGAGGGGGCAGTGTCCAGGTCGGTTGTGCTTTCGCCGGAGGGGTCGGCGAGCCAGCCGTCACGGCCGGGAGCCTGCAGCGCGTGGACGGTCACGGTGCCGTCCGCGGGCAGCTCCGTGCTGAACAGCAGGCTCGGGGTCTCGTTCCACGCGCCGATGTGCACGGCCTCGGCGTGCACAGACGCGGACGCCAGCTGGCCGGCCGATATTGCCCCGTTGCTGTGGTTGCCCTTGGTTGCGATGGGGATTGCGAGGGACGGCTCCCCAGGGCGCCAGACCTCCGCGAAGTACTGCGGCCGGTACCCGTACCCGATCTTGTTGCCCTTCTCCCTGCTGGTGAGAGCCCACCCGGCGCGCAAGACCGTGTCAGCGGGGACGATGCTCACGGAGTGCTCGGGGAACCGGCGCCCGAGCACCTGCTTGGCGAGCGTGAGCCCGAAGGCAATGCCGAGCTCGTGCGACTGGATGGACTTGTACCGTTCGGCGATCTTCCGTCCTTCGGTCGAAAGCCCGAGGAACGAGTCAGGGCCGCCCGTCAACGCCTGGTTGTACTTCAGGGCTCCCCAGTGCTCCGCAAGGCCGCGCCCGGCCCCCTTCCAGGACAGCGTGGTCGCCCGGCCGAGCGTGTGCAGCACGTCCCACATGGAGACCCGCACCCGGCGGTCGAGCTCGTTGCCCGGGATCCCGGACAGGACCGGTTTGCGGCGGAGCGGCTCGGTTTCCTTCTTCTTGCGCGCCTTGTCGTCCGCGGCGATCGCGGACTGCACCTTGCCGAGCAGCTCCTCGTTGGATCGGACGGATACGTTCGATGATGCGTCGAGGTCGAGAAGTACCTTCTTGGCAGGCTTCAAGGAGTCCCCTACGGCTCGCACGGACGGATGTTTCACGAACCCCGTGAAGATACGGACCAGGCCATCGGAGCGCGCAAGTGCGCAGGGGCGCACGAGGTGCTGGTCACCCCCTGGCCACGCGAACCGACCCATCGCGCGACGCTGCTCTCAGCCGAACGGCTTGAACCCGTTGGAGCCTGCGATCCGGCACCCTCGGGCAAGGGTGCTGCCCGGGGGCGCCGGGGGCGAGTCCCGACTATGCGCCATCGCCGCTCAGCGAAGGGCCCTTGGTTTTCCATGAGGGACGCACGACGTGGGCTGCGACGTCGGCTTGCCGCAGCGCTGTCGTCACGACGAACTGCCGGCAGAAGCCGAACTCTTCGCGCGTCAGTGACGCCGAGCCCCTGACACTTTCGGCAACGGTGTGCAGCGTCACGCCGGGCCGCACCTGGGGCAGCGTCAACGAGCCCAAGTGGGGCGTGTACGAACGCGACAACGCGACCCACCCGATCGTGAATCGAGTCGACGGCTTGAAGCGGGGCACCACCTGCGCAGACGTCGGGTGAGGTGGTCCGGCAGAGAAAACGATCGAAACAATCAAAAAGCTCGACTCCCTTGAGTGTTTCGAGCGCGGGGTGGTAGAAAGCGCGTACCCCGCCCCCCGACGCCTTATTCCGTCTCCCTCGTTTACGGAGCACCTCATGACGTCCTCCTTCCCCGAGCCACGTACATCTCCTTGTTCCCGCCGAGGCTTCCTTTCCGGCGCCGCGGCAGCGGGGGCCGTGCTGGCCGTGGGACTGCCCCGTGCTGCTGCCGCCGCCGAGGGCCCGGTCTCCGTGGACGAGTTCGCCGAACTGCGAGCGAAATGGCGCACGCTGTACCTCGGAGAGGGTTTCAGCCCCACCGCCGAACCCTTCAAGTCGAAGCTCGCCACTCTCGGAGCCCAGGCCGGCGCCTGGCAGGACTCGATGACGCCCTCGGCGGGATCACTCTGGCCCGACGCCGTGTTCGCCGACCCGGAGCCCGACGCGGACACGGAGTCGTACGGCTTCTCCGAGAAGATCCAGGCCAGCTACGAACGCATCCGGGTCCTCGCCGAGGCGTTCTGCCAGCCCGGGACCGGGCTGACCGGCGATGCCTCGCTCAAGGCCGCCATCCTGCTCGCCATCGACCACATGAGTGCCCAGGTCTACAACAAGTCCCAGACGCAGTACGGCAACTGGTACAACTGGCAGATCGGCGCGCCACAGCGCCTGCTCGACATCTGCGTCCTGATGCACGACCACCTCTCGGCCGAACAGATCGCGGCGGCCGTCCAGGCCATCGACCACTTCGTGCCGGACTCCGCTGTCGCCGCCTACACCGGCACGAGCACCGGCGCGAACCGCATCGACCTGTGCCGGGTGCTCGCGCTGCGGGGCATGCTCGACGGCACGGCGACGAAGATCGCCCTGGCCCGGGACGCGATCTCGCCGGTCTTCCCCTACGTGACGTCCGGAGACGGGCTCTACGAGGACGGCTCGCTCATCCAGCACACGTACGTGGCGTACACGGGTTCCTACGGGGCGGTTCTGATCGACGGCCTGGCCAAACTGTTCGCCCTGCTCGGCGGCACCAGTTGGGCGATCACCGACCCCCAGCGGCAGATCTTCCTCAACTCGGTGGAGAAGGCGTACGCGCCGTTCCTTCATGACGGCCTCATGATGGACAGCGTGTCCGGCCGTGCCATCAGCCGAGGCGTCGCCTCCGCGGATCCGCTCAAGATCCAGCAGGACGACCACGCGCGCGGTCACAGCGTGATCGCTTCGATCATCCTGCTCGGCCTGGGTGCGAGTGCGGACGAGAACGCCCGCTGGCGGGCCCTGGCCAAGGGGTGGCTCAAGCGGGACCGCTACAGCGACGTGACGTCGGGGCGCACCCTGGGTGTGGCCGCGCTGTCCCGAGTCGCTGCGGTTCTCGACGACATCGGCGTGAAGGCGGCGTCCGAGCCGACGGGTCACCAGGCGTTCCCCGGTATGGCCCGCAGCGCCCATCGCACCGGGCAGTTCGCCGCCAGCCTCTCCTTGGCCTCGAAGGACATTACGTACTACGAGAACGGCAACGGCGAGAACGTCCGCGGCTGGCACACGGGTTCGGGGATGCTCTACTGGTGGGCCGAAGGGGACAGCGTGGGTGGCGGCCAGTACAGCGACGGCTACTGGCCCACGGTCGACCCCTACCGGCTGCCCGGCACCACCGCGTCACGCAAGACGCTCGCCGACGGCGAAGGCGGCGTCTGGGGGATCGCCAGGCCCGACACCACATGGGTGGGAGGGGCGACCGACGGCACCTTCGCGACGATCGCCCAGGACCTGCGCGGGCTGTCGTCAACGATGCGGGCGAAGAAGTCCTGGTTCTTCCTTGACGATTCGGTGGTCTGTCTGGGCGCAGGGATCACCGGCTCGGACGGCGTCGGCGTGGAGACGGTCGTCGACAACCGCAACCTCGGCGGCGCCGGCGCGGCGAAGCTGAGGATCGACGGTCGTACGCGACTGTCCGGGGAAGCGCCCGGCACTCTGGTCGAGGATGCCCGGTGGGCCCACCTGTCGGGCCACGGCGGCTACGTCTTCCCTGACGGCATGACGCTGACGGCGCTGCGCGAGGAGCGCACGGGAACGTGGAGCGCGATCAACGGGGGCGGATCCACCGACCCCGTCAGCCGCCGCTATGTGACGCTGCTTGCCGACCACGGAACCGACCCGGTCGATGCCTCCTACGCCTACATCCTGATGCCCGGTGCCAGTGAACTCCGGACCATGACAAGGGCGTTGAACCCCCTCTGGCTCGACGTGACCGAGAACTCCGGTGCACGGCAGGCCGTCCGGGTCCCGTCGCTCGGCTTCACGGGAATTACCTTCTGGGAACCCGGCACGGCGGGGAAGGTCACCGTGGACGCGCCGCTGAGCGTGCAGATCCGCGAGCGGAGGGACGGCACGGCCACGGTCTGCGTCAGCGATCCGAACCGAACCGTGAAGGGCTGCACCGTCACCTGGCGGCGGCCGGTCCGGTCCGTCGCGTCGAAGCCCGCCTCGGTGACGGGAGTCGAGACGGGCCGCGAGCTCAAGCTGACGTTCGGTGACCTCGGCGGAGCCAAGGGCGTGACACAGAAGGTGACCGTCCGGCTCGTGTGACGCTCCTCCGGAAAGGCCGTACCGATGGCCGGACGGCCTTCTCCGGAGTGAGGAATGACTGATTGAGCAGCGACCGGGACACGCCGAGGCGGCGCTTCGAGGTCGTACGGGCGGCGGTGCAGCAGCTCGACCGCGGCGCCGGCCACGGCAGTACACCATCCGATTCTCCAGCGCCGTACGCACGGTACGTATTGATCAGCTTGCGTGTAAGTGATCGATACGACATGTGCGTACAGTGACCTCTCTGCGGGTATCGGACAACTCCGTCAGGGGGAAGTGTGCGGATTCATGTCGGTCAGCGCCGGGAACGCGTGCTCGCTCTCGTGCAGGAGCGTGGCAGTCTGCGCGTTGCGGCGCTGGCGGATGAACTCGGCGTCTCGGCCGTCACGTTGCGCCGGGACGTGGAGTACCTGACTGCCGAGGGCAAGCTGAGGCGGCTGCACGGAGCTGTGGTCTGGCCCGGTGCGCCGGCTGTCGACCAGCAGGCGGACAGTACGCCTTCCCTGGAAGGCGGCGAAGCCGAGGGCTTCATGGTGGGCATGATCGTCCCGACCCGCAACTACATCTTCGCCGATGTCATCAGGGGTGCCCGCGAGGCAGTGGAAGCCGCTGCGGGTCGTCTCGTGCTGGGCATGTCCGGCTATGCCGAGGAGGAGGATCTCCGGCAGGCCGAGCACCTGCTCGCGAGTGGCGCCGAGGGGCTCCTCGTGGCGCCGAGCTGGTACGAGGGAGTGCCCGCGCCCGGACAGGCGGACTGGCTTCTCCAAAGCGGGATTCCCGTCGTGCTGCTGGAGCGGTCCGCGCCCCCCGGCAACCCCGTGGCAGGCATGGATCGGGTACGCACCGACCGGGCCTACGGTGCCGCCATGGCGGTCGGGCATTTCGCCCGCCTGGGACACCGTAGGGTCGCGGCACTCCTACAGCCCGGACCGCATGCCAACCAGGTCACCGAGGGCTTCCGGGCGGCCGTGGCCTCCCTGGGGATGGCCGCGGTGCCGGGCATGCCCTACGTCTTCGAGTACGGCGCCTACGACGATGTGCTCGACCGCCTCGTGACCGCGGTGAAGGACCACGGGGCGACGGCGGCGCTCGTTCACAGTGACGAAGACGCGATCATCCTCGTGCCGAGGCTGAGGCTGCGAGGGATCCGCGTCCCGGAGGACCTCGCGCTCATCGCGTACGACGACGAGGTGTCCGAACTGTCGGAGGTGCCGCTGACCGCCGTCGCCCCACCTAAGCGGGCTGTTGGTGAGTATGCGGCGAAGCTGCTGATCACCAGGCTCGCGGAGGTCCGCAGTGGGAGCCCCGCCGGCCCCCGCCAGCACCTGAACCTGCTTCCGGAGCTGCGTGTGCGAGAGTCGTGCGGGGTACGATCGCAAGAAGTGAATTGATCGAAACGATCGATTTCGCGTCGGAGGGTGAGTGGTTACGGTGCTTCCCTGACGCAGGAATGCCTCCCAGCGCGGCCTTTGGTAATGAGGAGGCCCGGAGCGCGATGCCGAGATCCTCGAAGCGTACTCAGGTGCCCAGTCGGGGGCCGGAGGTGACGCGATTCCTTCAGAGGCAAGGGCGCGACGCTGGAGGTGTCGTACGACGATGGCGCGAACTGGACCCCCGCAACTCTGCGCAGGGCGGGGCACGGCACCTGGACGACGGACATCAAGGAACCGAAGTCGGCCGAGCACGTCTCGCTCCACGCCATCTCCACGGACGACGCGAACAACAGGGGCCGGACCGTCCTGCGTGCGTACGGCGTGAAGGAGCACCACCCCCAGAAGCCGCGCCCTCGCCAGACGCGGCTTCTCGGGCGCATGCCGACGCGCTTGCCGACGGCATGGCGGCACCGCTCAGATCGCGCGGTCCTCGATGCCGGCCCCGGCCGCGATTGCGGCGGCGGTTGCCACGGTGTCGCCGCTGATCAGGATGTCGGCCACCAGGTCGTCGTCGTAGTCCAGCCCGAATCTGTCGGCGATGAGGAACGAGATCTCGACGGCTGCCATGGAGTCGCCGCCCAGCTCGTGGAAGTTGTCGTCCCTGCCGACCTCGTCCAGGTCGAGGACCCGTGCCCAGATCTCGGCGATGTGGGCCTCCAGCCTCGTCGCGGGGGGCTGGAACGGGCGGCCGGTCTCGGGGCGGGTGCGGGCTGGGACGGGGAGGCGGGAGCGGTCGACCTTTCCGTGGGCGCTGAGCGGCAGTTCGTCGACGGGGACGATCCTGCCGGGCAGTGAGCGGCTCGGCAGGCGTTGCACCAGGTGCTCGGTGAGCTCGCCGGTGATGTCGCCGCCGCGTGCCTCCGGGGTGACGACGGCGTACACGGAGAGGCAGAGCCGTCCGGTGCCGCTCTCGTAGGTGCGGGCGCAGGCGTCGTTCACCGCCGGGTGGCTGCGGACGGCGGCCTCCAGTTCGCCCAGTTCGATCCGCTGGCCGCGGATCTTCACCTGGTCGTCCGTCCTTCCGCCGAACTCGATCCGGCCGTCCGGGGTGTACGTGCCCCTGTCCCCGGTGCGGAAGGTCCGCCATCCGTCCGGGGCGGGGAGGCCCAGCGGGGCGAAGCGTTCGTTCTCGCCGGCGTCGGCGCCGGTGTAGCCGGCCGCCACGCCGAGGCCGTTGATGTAGATCTCACCCGTTTCACCGACCGGGCAGACCTTCCGGTCCTCGTCGAGGACGTAGATCCGCGTGTTGGCGATGGGGCGGCCGATGGGCACCGGCGTACGTGCGTCCTCGCTCGCGTCGAAGTGCGTCACGTCGATGGACGCCTCGGTCGGGCCGTAGAGGTTGTGCAGCCGGGCGCCGCTCTGGGCGCGGAACTCCTCGACCAGACCGGCGTCGAGCGCCTCGCCGCTGCAGAAGACCAGGCGCAGGTCCGGGCAGCGTCGGGCGCCACCGGCCTGCAGCCACAGCCGCAGCATCGAGGGGACGAAGTGGGTGACGGTGACACCGTGCCGGGTGAAGACATCGATGAGCGCTTCGGGCGAGGCATGGGCGCCCTCCGGAATCACCACGGTCCGCGCTCCGGCGTACTGCGGCCAGAACAGCTCCCAGCCGGCCACGTCGAAGGTGAAGGGCGTCTTGAGCGCGACGCGGTCGTCCGGTGTCAGCTCGAAGGCACGC is a genomic window of Streptomyces sp. NBC_00708 containing:
- a CDS encoding NucA/NucB deoxyribonuclease domain-containing protein gives rise to the protein MAAISSLVLTAALLALGASSVDAASPKPLASVPGIEYTATLSDAAQPSSNGKGTAEMPIAPDNSAGTEWLNDCLGSSEAQDPSGRVYNRFKWCRDFELKAEYYKIENGKPVLKGTNAIRLLAAAIGYNDTRATRVFLRAKTGQVRYDGWNLIEKRTVAPNLKLEISPECVPGADQPTTATCGVGRSPAKMEWAQWSNFPDWVYWDVSSSSSEGVDQVAFHQWRFDENGASPGYEQIQRGKSSPVGIRCDSADYFSQGVKRYPRACIYTGALPFLTYDDNHPNIRQHIRDAQNAPATDGVTYPKEGHPKKVPGKWSSTAGSRGAPLHRVVSRGQGGAIALANEAVKKAACGQTGGVNPWGPDYNAATGLPPYNTSVDDCDEYPFSSTYEGASSTDWDFSVRNIANGENRSAGTKLGNFYVDDRILAWPVEDPYWVNVD
- a CDS encoding polysaccharide lyase 8 family protein, whose translation is MTSSFPEPRTSPCSRRGFLSGAAAAGAVLAVGLPRAAAAAEGPVSVDEFAELRAKWRTLYLGEGFSPTAEPFKSKLATLGAQAGAWQDSMTPSAGSLWPDAVFADPEPDADTESYGFSEKIQASYERIRVLAEAFCQPGTGLTGDASLKAAILLAIDHMSAQVYNKSQTQYGNWYNWQIGAPQRLLDICVLMHDHLSAEQIAAAVQAIDHFVPDSAVAAYTGTSTGANRIDLCRVLALRGMLDGTATKIALARDAISPVFPYVTSGDGLYEDGSLIQHTYVAYTGSYGAVLIDGLAKLFALLGGTSWAITDPQRQIFLNSVEKAYAPFLHDGLMMDSVSGRAISRGVASADPLKIQQDDHARGHSVIASIILLGLGASADENARWRALAKGWLKRDRYSDVTSGRTLGVAALSRVAAVLDDIGVKAASEPTGHQAFPGMARSAHRTGQFAASLSLASKDITYYENGNGENVRGWHTGSGMLYWWAEGDSVGGGQYSDGYWPTVDPYRLPGTTASRKTLADGEGGVWGIARPDTTWVGGATDGTFATIAQDLRGLSSTMRAKKSWFFLDDSVVCLGAGITGSDGVGVETVVDNRNLGGAGAAKLRIDGRTRLSGEAPGTLVEDARWAHLSGHGGYVFPDGMTLTALREERTGTWSAINGGGSTDPVSRRYVTLLADHGTDPVDASYAYILMPGASELRTMTRALNPLWLDVTENSGARQAVRVPSLGFTGITFWEPGTAGKVTVDAPLSVQIRERRDGTATVCVSDPNRTVKGCTVTWRRPVRSVASKPASVTGVETGRELKLTFGDLGGAKGVTQKVTVRLV
- a CDS encoding substrate-binding domain-containing protein; this translates as MRIHVGQRRERVLALVQERGSLRVAALADELGVSAVTLRRDVEYLTAEGKLRRLHGAVVWPGAPAVDQQADSTPSLEGGEAEGFMVGMIVPTRNYIFADVIRGAREAVEAAAGRLVLGMSGYAEEEDLRQAEHLLASGAEGLLVAPSWYEGVPAPGQADWLLQSGIPVVLLERSAPPGNPVAGMDRVRTDRAYGAAMAVGHFARLGHRRVAALLQPGPHANQVTEGFRAAVASLGMAAVPGMPYVFEYGAYDDVLDRLVTAVKDHGATAALVHSDEDAIILVPRLRLRGIRVPEDLALIAYDDEVSELSEVPLTAVAPPKRAVGEYAAKLLITRLAEVRSGSPAGPRQHLNLLPELRVRESCGVRSQEVN
- a CDS encoding non-ribosomal peptide synthetase — translated: MSFDQDPWSRCSPADRKIIEELQGHPQDVPPDEVVLRIAGNYRDLGTRTALVDGDREWTYEELGHQVFALGARLGTTGAEGAAENRKTFAVAIGRSAELVAATHAIALSGHAYCPLGIGDPLAWRSSIASRGGAAAVLVAGGADPGAEGIPRIDVNAPGPAAAAFAPVRPGADDLSQVIFTSGSTGRPKGVLCTHGGFANRIHWMQRAFELTPDDRVALKTPFTFDVAGWELFWPQYAGARTVVIPEGAHASPEALIDVFTRHGVTVTHFVPSMLRLWLQAGGARRCPDLRLVFCSGEALDAGLVEEFRAQSGARLHNLYGPTEASIDVTHFDASEDARTPVPIGRPIANTRIYVLDEDRKVCPVGETGEIYINGLGVAAGYTGADAGENERFAPLGLPAPDGWRTFRTGDRGTYTPDGRIEFGGRTDDQVKIRGQRIELGELEAAVRSHPAVNDACARTYESGTGRLCLSVYAVVTPEARGGDITGELTEHLVQRLPSRSLPGRIVPVDELPLSAHGKVDRSRLPVPARTRPETGRPFQPPATRLEAHIAEIWARVLDLDEVGRDDNFHELGGDSMAAVEISFLIADRFGLDYDDDLVADILISGDTVATAAAIAAGAGIEDRAI